In uncultured Methanobrevibacter sp., the DNA window GTCATGGTGCATTTGCATTGAATCCTATTTCAAAATTGGAAAAGGTTATTGTTGCAGGTCCAAAAAGAGCATTGATTGAAGGAACAGATCTTGATTATTATCATGCAGCTCCCGGTGGAGATGTTATGATGACTGGAACTGTTGGCCTTGTAAAGTCAATGGAATTCTTAAGAAAAAAATAAAATTTATATATTTATTATAATCATTATAATATAGTTAGATTCAATTTTACATTTAATAATAATTTAATAAAATCTTATAAAATCAATGTATTTACATACATTTTTCTTATTTTTCTATTTTTTCTTATCACTTTTATTCTTTATTCAGTAATTTTATTCTAATATTTTCTCATTTCCTAGTAACTTTTTTATTTTTCCTTGCAACTTTTTTCTAGTATACAGTAAATTTTTTTTCAAGATATTTTTAGTTTTTTGAAATTTTTCACTGATATTTATGGATATATAAAAAAAGTTTATAATGGATTAATGCTAATATAACAATTGATAATATTAATCAATAGTAATTTTATTTTATACAATAAACGAGGCATAATATGAAATTTGATCCGCATATCCATAGTGTTTATTCAGGTGATTCCCGTTCAGAAGTTATCGATATTTTGATCCAAGCTGAAAAGAAAGGTTTAGATGCTATTGCAATCAGTGATCATAATGAGATAAAAGGCTCAAGACTTGCTAGGTCTTATGGCGGAAGCATTATTGTAGTTCCATCAATAGAAATTTCATCCGACAAAGGCCATATTTTAGGATTAGGTGTAGATGAAATAATTCCAAAAGGATTGTCTGCTGTAGAAACTGTAGACCGGATCCATGATGCAGGTGGACTAGCTATTGTTCCTCATCCGTTTTCATATTATAGGCATGGTCTTTTCTGCAAGGTTGACAAGAATCTCAGTGTGGATGGAGTGGAAACAAAAAATGCGAGATACATTTTCGGATACTCCAACAAGCAGGCAGAAACTTTGGCATACAATAAAAGACTTGCAACTTTAGGTGCCAGTGACTCTCATTTTCTCAAATCTGTAGGAGATGCATTCACTGAAGTCAATACCAAGGGAAATGATTCTGTAGATGGAATCCTAAAAGCAATTAAGCATAGACGTTGCAAGGCAATGGGTCATAGGACAAGCAATTTCCTGATAGCTAAGGAAGTCTTTGTAAAAAAAGTCCTTAGAAGATATCCTAAAAGAGAAGAGTAATTGAAATCATAATTGATATGGATATGTGATGATAATATGCCTACTGTAGACACTTTTCTTCCAGATATTATACAAACTACTTTTTTCTCTGGATACACTGTTTTCAATACAATAGTCTATACACTAATTTTAGTGATCTTCATATTGGCAATCATTAAAATGTTTAAGAAGTTGGAGATTGATCCGCTTTCAATTTTCTATTCAATCATTCCATTTATTTTTCTGGGATCTTCAACTCGAGCTTTAGTGGATAATGGAATTCTTCTAAAAACTGTTTTTCTAATCACCCCTGGACTTTACATTCTTATAGGATTGATAACAATAGTATCATTTTTATTTTCCATTTATCTATTCAATAAAAAAGGAATTGATTATAGATATTCATTATTTTCCTTAGGTGTGATCTTTTCATTGCCTAATATAATATTTTTTTCAAATGTAAATTACACTGCACTGATTAATGTCATCTTGACATGGATATTGTCATCATTGATATTTATTGGAATCGTGTTTTTAGTTTTATACATTCGAAACAATATTTTCAAAACTGAGGATAAGATCAATCTTTCAAAGTTCATTGAAAAAATAAAAAAATATAAAATTAATTTTTCCATTGTGCTTGCACATTTGTTCGATGCATCAACAACATATGTTGCTGTAGAATACTTCAATTATGTGGAACAGCATGTTTTACCAAATGCTATAAATCAGCTATTCGATACATATCTTACATTATTTCCTATGAAAATTATAGTCATAGTTGCAGTATTATACATAATCGACCAATATTTCGATGACTTAACAATCAAAAATCTATTAAAATTAACAGTATTTGTATTAGGATTAGCACCAGGATTAAGGAATATTTTGACATTAATTCTTGGTACTGTATGATTGAAATTTTATGAAAATTTAAAAAATTTTTCTTCAAGTTTCGAAAAATATTTTTTTTCAAATTTTATAATATATATTTTTAAAAATAGTAAAAAAGATTAAAAAAATAATAAATGAAAAAAGATGAAAAATAATAAAAAATAAAAAAATGTAAAAGAAGAAAAAATAGTAAAATGAAAAATTGTTTAAAAAATAAAAAAAGTTTAGATATTTTTCTCAATAGCCAATAATCTATTGATTGAGTTGATGACTGCTACCACACTTGAAATGATAACGTCCTCTCTAGTAGCTCTTCCTGTTGCCCTATGGCCATCATTGTCTGAAATCACTACAAAAGTTTCGGCCAATGCATCAGTACCACCGCTTACCGCTTCAAGTCTGTACTCTTCAAGGTTGATTTCAACAGTTTCATTAACGAGTGATTTGATTGCACCAATAGCCGCATCAACTGGACCCACTCCAATTTGAGAGGTTTCAATAACCTTTCCTTCGATTGAAAGTCTTACGGTTGCTGTTGCAGATACTGACTCTCCAGTCATTACGCTCATTCCAAGCAATTTGATGTACTCTTTTCCACTGGTACTCAATTCAGTGATCGCAATGGATTTCAAATCCTCATCTGTAATGCATTTTCCTTTATCCCCAAGTGTCTTTACCTGATTGTAAATGTTTTCGAATTGCTTAGGACTTACTTCTATATTGAACTCTTCCAATTTGGACTTTATTCCAGCATGGCCGGTATGCTTTCCAAGGGCAATTCTTCTTTTGTGCCCTACAAGTTCAGGTGGAATCGGTTCATAGGTAGAGCTGTTTTTCAATATTCCATCCACATGGATACCGGATTCATGTGCGAAAGCATTTTCTCCAACAATTGGTTTTGTAGGAGGCATCTTTATACCTGTAATTGATCCGATGAAATTGGATGTGTCATAAAGTTTGGTTGTGTCTACACCTATGTTTGCACCATAAGCTATCTTCAAGCTGACAACAAGTTCCTCTAAAGAGGTGTTTCCAGCTCTCTCACCGATACCGTTTATTGTACAATGGGCCTGGTTTGCCCCTTCTTCAATACCGATGATTGAATTTGATACAGCAAGTCCAAAGTCATTATGGAAATGAAGACTAATCGGAACATTGATTTTCTTTCTCAAGATTCTTATTAAATCTCTTGTAGTGGATGGGACTAAAATTCCAACAGTGTCTGGTACATTTATCACATCTGCTCCTGCACCTTCAACGCCTTTGTAGAATTCTATTAGATAGTTAAGTTCTGTCCTTGTTGCATCTTCAGCTGAAAATTCAACAGTGAGGCCATGATCTTTAGCATATTCAACCGCTTCAATGGATTGATTCAATATTTCCTCTTTTGATTTTTTCAGCTTATAGTCTCTATGCAGTGGGGAAGTTCCAATAAACAAATGTGCGTATGACAAGTCAGAGTCAATAACTGCATCTATATCCTTTTTCAACACTCTTGCAAGACCACATAAATTAGACTTGAATCCTAATTCAACCATTCTTTTTGCAGCCTTTCTTTCACCTTCTGATACAGTTGGAAAACCCATTTCAATGGTGTCCACTCCAAGTTCATCCAGCTTTTGAGCTATCTTTATCTTTTCATCAACTGTTAAAGCGATGCCGGGAGCCTGTTCCCCATCTCTTAAGGTTGTATCGAAAATTCTGATCTTATCAGGGAGTTTCAATTCTTCCTTTACATCTTCAATGTTTATTGCATTCATTTTTCCCTATCCTTTTTGATTTAATAAGTATAATCTTAATATAATCTTAATATACTTAATTTTTTATTTTTTAGTATTTATTATTTTTTTATCTATTAATTCAGTGTCTATTAGTAGTTATCCAAAGCTGATTGATAATTTCCATCTAGTTTTATATATGGCTCTGCCCTTTTTACCACAACACCTATTCTTTGAAGCTCTTCCAATTTTTTAAATGGCTTGTTTCTTCGGATGGCCATAATCTTCCTTGCAGATTTTGGGCCTATTCCTGGAACTCTAATCAAATGCTTGTATGATGCATAATTTATTTCTACAGGGAAAATATCCATTTCCCTTGCGGCTAAAATTTTAGGGTCTTCCCTTAAGGATAATTTGTCGTTCTCATCAAATACAAGTTCTTTCACGTCAAACTTATAATCGTTAATTAATGCATCTGCATGATACAGTTTAGTGGTTCTATCAGTATTGCATGATTCCTTTTTCTCAAATTCTGTTCCTTCTACAGGTGAAAATGCGCTGAAGTAGCTTCTTCTCAAGTCCACTTTCTTATATAGGCTCTCCATTCTTTTGAGAATTTCAAGGTCGGTTTCATCATTTGCACCAACAATCAATTGTGTTGTATGGCCGGATTTTGCAAAACTTGGATTTTTTCTAGCTATTTCATTCATCCAATCAAGTCTTTTCAGGATATCCTTATTGTAATCCTTGGTGCTTGTGATTTCATTAAGGCCGTCTTTTGTAGCTGCTTCAATATTCAGGCTTACCCTATTAGCCAAGCTCATGGCCCTTTTTATTGAATCCTTTGATGCTCCTGGAATGATTTTTAGATGTATATAGTCATCATATCCATAGTCTTTTCTAAGGATTCTTGCAGTCTCTATGGTCTTTTCCATAGTGTTGTCTATAGTATCTCCAATTCCTGAACTTAAAAAAAGACCATTGACATAACCGTTGTTGTAGTAGTGCAGGAAAGCTCTTGAAAGTTCTTCAGGACTTAATTCAAGACGAGTGAAATTGCGTTTGCTTTGGTTGATGCAATATTTGCAGTCGTTTTTGCACTTGTTTGTCATCAATGTTTTAAATAGAGGTATCTTGCATCCATTATGTCCTGTAGCATGGTAAATCCCAGGGAGATTGACCTGTGAGCTCTTGCTATGGCTGACATAATCGCAGAGATCATATTGTGCGCTATCTGCCAAAACCTGCATTTTTTCTAATGTGGACATAATTCACCTCTTTATTTTTTTTAAAATTATTGAATTTTGTTTAAAAAAATTATTCTATTTTATAATTCTTATAAAGATACTTTTTTATAAATCTTCTGATTATTAATATCTATAATTATTATCTTTATTTATATTAATAAATTTTAATAAATTTGAAATATTACTTTTTAAATTATTACTATTTTTAATTATTACTTTTTTTAAAAAAATCCCTTATTTTTATTATTTTTATCATAAATCAATTAAAATTTAAAATAATTCATTCTAAAGATAAGAAAATTTTATATAAAATATATGCTAATGTAATATTATGAAAGTCGTACTAGCTGGAACTGGAAGTGCTGTTGGAAAAACCACTATTTCTACAGGAATCATGAAAGCACTTCAAGATGAAAATGTCCAACCGTTTAAGGTTGGCCCTGATTTTATTGACCCTTCTTATCATACAATTGCTACAGGCAATGTGTCAAGGAACTTGGATTCATTTTTCATGGATGAGTTTCAAATAATCAATTCATTTGAAAGGGCACTTAAGATATCCAAGTCCAATATGGGCATTATTGAAGGTGTAAGAGGTCTATATGAAGGTATCAGTCCTATTAGTGATATAGGTAACACTGCCTCCATTGCAAAGGCCTTGGATGCACCTGTAGTGCTTCTTATGGATTCTAGAAGCTTGGTGAAAAGTGCCGCAGCTGTTGTTTTGGGCTTTAAGGCTCTTGACCCGGATGTACGTATTGAAGGAGTTATCTTGAATAAGGTCAAAGGCCAAAGACATTACCTAAAGGCTAAGGAATCAGTAGAAAAATTGGCTAATGTTCCAGTAATAGGCGGTATTCCAAGAAATGAAGAGATAGCAGTTGAAGAAAGGCATCTCGGTTTGGTCCCAGCTCTTGAAAAGGAAAAGATCAATAGGAATATTGAACTTTGGGGGCATATTGCAGAGGAATATATAGACTTGGATGCTCTAAAGGATATAATGAAAACATCCAGCAAATCTGCTGTAAAAGACAATAAGAATAAGGCTATCGAATCCATGGAAGAGGATAATAATTATGGCCATCGTGTAGATTTATCCATACATGAGGATGAATTCAATAGGGAACATAATGAGGCAATTAACCTTGAAGTAACCAATGGTTCAAAAACCGGAGAGCTATGGAAAACTGGAAATAAAGCCCCTATAAAAATTGGTGTGGCTATAGATGAGATATTCACCTTTTACTATAAGGAAACATTGGAATCTCTTGAGGATAATGGCGCTAAGATTGTTCCATTCAGCCCTTATAAGGATGAGGAAATTCCAGATGTTGATGCTCTTTACATTGGTGGAGGATATCCTGAAGTCTTCAAGAGGGAATTGTCTGAGAATGAATCCATGCTTAATTCCATCTATAAGTTCCATAAGGAAGATAGGCCAATATATGGTGAATGCGGTGGATTAATCTATTTATCCCAGTCCATTGATGGCCTAGGAATGGTCAATGCAATTCCTTACAGCGCAGAAATGACTCCTAGAGTACAAGGATTGAATTATGTTGTAGCAAGATCAAATAGGGATAATCTCATATCTGAAGAGGGAGATATTTTCCGTGCTCATGAATTTCATTACACTAAACTCAACATAGACAGTACAGATGAGCTTGTATTTGATGTGCTCAGAGGCAGAGGAGTGTTAAATAATATGGATGGAGTAAGTGTTGGAAACACTTTAGCTAATTACATTCACATTCATGCTTGTTCATGTCCTAATTTTGCATACAATTTCACTAAAAACATAGCAGAGTTGGACTAAATTTATTTTTTCTTTAAATTTTTTTAATTTTTTTTGATTTCTACCGAATTTAATTTTTCAATTCTTTAAACATTTTATCATATTTTTTAATTTTTCTATTTTTTTATCTCCTCGGACTTTTTTTAAAATTTATTTTTGTATAATGTATACATTTTTTCCATCATTTTTCCATCATTTTTTTACAATATACAAAATTTTTTATTTTTTGAGAAAATTTTTCTCATAAAAAAGTATTACTTCAAGAATCTTAAGGATTTTTTCCAAAAAAATTTTTAAAAATCAAAATCTATTTAAATCTATTATTTTATTCTAAAACTTGAGTTTTTTTAGTTATTTTATTAAAAAACTATAACGATTATTTATTTTTTTAAAATAATTATTTTAAACTATATTTTCTACCACTTTTTTCAGTGCTGTTTATAACTTTTTGTAGATACAACGTTAACTCAATGATATTACATGCTATATTTTTGTACATTTATGTATATGAAATCCATCTTTTTTTAAGTTTTTTCAAAAACCAATAATCCTGGCCAGGATCTTCATATTTTTTTAAAAATAATATGTTAATATCATTTGAGATTTTAAGAATTTTTTGAAAAATTTATTTCAAATTTTGTAACTCAATTTTTACACTTGAAACGATACTAGTTATTTTTTCTCAATTTTTTCAAATTTTTAAATCATCTTAAAAAAGTGATAACTCAAATTATCTCAGCTAAATCATCTATGTAATATCATTATGACTCCTCAAATTTTT includes these proteins:
- a CDS encoding PHP domain-containing protein, yielding MKFDPHIHSVYSGDSRSEVIDILIQAEKKGLDAIAISDHNEIKGSRLARSYGGSIIVVPSIEISSDKGHILGLGVDEIIPKGLSAVETVDRIHDAGGLAIVPHPFSYYRHGLFCKVDKNLSVDGVETKNARYIFGYSNKQAETLAYNKRLATLGASDSHFLKSVGDAFTEVNTKGNDSVDGILKAIKHRRCKAMGHRTSNFLIAKEVFVKKVLRRYPKREE
- a CDS encoding DUF63 family protein; protein product: MPTVDTFLPDIIQTTFFSGYTVFNTIVYTLILVIFILAIIKMFKKLEIDPLSIFYSIIPFIFLGSSTRALVDNGILLKTVFLITPGLYILIGLITIVSFLFSIYLFNKKGIDYRYSLFSLGVIFSLPNIIFFSNVNYTALINVILTWILSSLIFIGIVFLVLYIRNNIFKTEDKINLSKFIEKIKKYKINFSIVLAHLFDASTTYVAVEYFNYVEQHVLPNAINQLFDTYLTLFPMKIIVIVAVLYIIDQYFDDLTIKNLLKLTVFVLGLAPGLRNILTLILGTV
- a CDS encoding 2-isopropylmalate synthase — its product is MNIEDVKEELKLPDKIRIFDTTLRDGEQAPGIALTVDEKIKIAQKLDELGVDTIEMGFPTVSEGERKAAKRMVELGFKSNLCGLARVLKKDIDAVIDSDLSYAHLFIGTSPLHRDYKLKKSKEEILNQSIEAVEYAKDHGLTVEFSAEDATRTELNYLIEFYKGVEGAGADVINVPDTVGILVPSTTRDLIRILRKKINVPISLHFHNDFGLAVSNSIIGIEEGANQAHCTINGIGERAGNTSLEELVVSLKIAYGANIGVDTTKLYDTSNFIGSITGIKMPPTKPIVGENAFAHESGIHVDGILKNSSTYEPIPPELVGHKRRIALGKHTGHAGIKSKLEEFNIEVSPKQFENIYNQVKTLGDKGKCITDEDLKSIAITELSTSGKEYIKLLGMSVMTGESVSATATVRLSIEGKVIETSQIGVGPVDAAIGAIKSLVNETVEINLEEYRLEAVSGGTDALAETFVVISDNDGHRATGRATREDVIISSVVAVINSINRLLAIEKNI
- a CDS encoding radical SAM protein, which translates into the protein MSTLEKMQVLADSAQYDLCDYVSHSKSSQVNLPGIYHATGHNGCKIPLFKTLMTNKCKNDCKYCINQSKRNFTRLELSPEELSRAFLHYYNNGYVNGLFLSSGIGDTIDNTMEKTIETARILRKDYGYDDYIHLKIIPGASKDSIKRAMSLANRVSLNIEAATKDGLNEITSTKDYNKDILKRLDWMNEIARKNPSFAKSGHTTQLIVGANDETDLEILKRMESLYKKVDLRRSYFSAFSPVEGTEFEKKESCNTDRTTKLYHADALINDYKFDVKELVFDENDKLSLREDPKILAAREMDIFPVEINYASYKHLIRVPGIGPKSARKIMAIRRNKPFKKLEELQRIGVVVKRAEPYIKLDGNYQSALDNY
- a CDS encoding cobyrinate a,c-diamide synthase, translated to MKVVLAGTGSAVGKTTISTGIMKALQDENVQPFKVGPDFIDPSYHTIATGNVSRNLDSFFMDEFQIINSFERALKISKSNMGIIEGVRGLYEGISPISDIGNTASIAKALDAPVVLLMDSRSLVKSAAAVVLGFKALDPDVRIEGVILNKVKGQRHYLKAKESVEKLANVPVIGGIPRNEEIAVEERHLGLVPALEKEKINRNIELWGHIAEEYIDLDALKDIMKTSSKSAVKDNKNKAIESMEEDNNYGHRVDLSIHEDEFNREHNEAINLEVTNGSKTGELWKTGNKAPIKIGVAIDEIFTFYYKETLESLEDNGAKIVPFSPYKDEEIPDVDALYIGGGYPEVFKRELSENESMLNSIYKFHKEDRPIYGECGGLIYLSQSIDGLGMVNAIPYSAEMTPRVQGLNYVVARSNRDNLISEEGDIFRAHEFHYTKLNIDSTDELVFDVLRGRGVLNNMDGVSVGNTLANYIHIHACSCPNFAYNFTKNIAELD